The Candidatus Accumulibacter similis genome has a segment encoding these proteins:
- a CDS encoding Xcc1710-like domain-containing protein — translation MKLQSTRAEHLNTFTAYGDGYVSVNGVRHAYNLAVLPDRLLPEWTLANFETLSLADFELLAGLDADIVLLGTGKRLRFPRPELLQPLVNVQRGLEVMDLAAACRTYNILVGEGRRVAAGLLIA, via the coding sequence ATGAAGCTTCAGAGCACCAGGGCAGAGCACCTCAATACCTTCACCGCCTACGGCGACGGATACGTCAGCGTGAACGGTGTCCGCCACGCGTACAACCTGGCGGTGCTGCCCGACCGCCTGCTGCCGGAATGGACGCTGGCCAACTTCGAAACGCTCAGCCTCGCCGACTTCGAACTGCTCGCCGGTCTCGACGCCGACATCGTTCTCCTCGGTACCGGCAAGCGGCTGCGCTTTCCCAGGCCCGAACTGCTGCAACCGCTCGTCAATGTACAGCGGGGGCTCGAGGTCATGGATCTGGCGGCAGCCTGCCGTACCTACAATATCCTCGTCGGCGAAGGACGTCGGGTCGCCGCCGGCCTGCTCATTGCCTGA
- a CDS encoding polysaccharide deacetylase family protein, with translation MKRIALKIDVGSYHGTLNGVPALVDLLRRQGAAASFFFSFGPDRGGRESRRLSPAKYHDRLSRLYGLLLPAPRIGVRCVDSMRQARDCGFEVAVHAWDRVRWETRLPTADKAWIEAEMTQACRRFSDIFGEQPYAWAAPGWRTNRHALRLTQRLGFCYASDCRGTSPFIPVIDGEIVLCPQLPTTLPTIDELLATGSTSVEEAVEQLVEEPSRVAGDHVFTLRAELEGMCFLAAFERLLIAWKTRDHELLTLRELIGSRNIVTLPRHEVVFTGVPGRPGQRMVQGKIFLPPE, from the coding sequence ATGAAGCGGATCGCCCTCAAGATCGATGTCGGCAGCTACCACGGTACGCTCAACGGTGTCCCGGCGCTGGTCGACCTGCTGCGGCGGCAGGGGGCGGCTGCCAGCTTCTTCTTCTCCTTCGGTCCGGACCGCGGCGGACGCGAGTCGCGGCGGCTGTCGCCGGCGAAGTACCACGATCGCCTGTCGCGACTCTACGGCCTGCTGCTGCCGGCACCGCGAATCGGCGTGCGCTGCGTCGACAGCATGCGGCAGGCGCGCGACTGCGGCTTCGAGGTGGCGGTGCACGCATGGGACCGCGTGCGCTGGGAAACCCGCCTGCCGACCGCCGACAAGGCCTGGATCGAGGCCGAGATGACGCAGGCCTGCCGGCGATTCAGCGACATCTTCGGCGAGCAGCCGTACGCCTGGGCCGCGCCCGGCTGGCGGACGAACCGCCATGCATTGCGCCTGACGCAGCGCCTTGGCTTCTGTTACGCCAGTGATTGCCGCGGGACATCGCCGTTCATCCCGGTCATCGACGGCGAGATCGTCCTCTGTCCGCAGTTGCCGACGACGCTGCCGACGATCGACGAGTTGCTGGCGACCGGCTCGACGTCGGTCGAAGAGGCGGTCGAGCAATTGGTTGAAGAGCCGTCGCGCGTCGCCGGCGACCACGTCTTCACGCTGCGCGCCGAACTCGAGGGAATGTGTTTCCTCGCTGCGTTCGAACGTCTCCTCATCGCCTGGAAAACCCGTGACCATGAGCTGTTGACCCTGCGCGAGTTGATCGGCTCGCGCAACATCGTCACCCTGCCACGGCATGAGGTCGTCTTCACCGGCGTCCCCGGACGCCCCGGCCAGCGCATGGTGCAGGGAAAGATTTTCCTGCCGCCCGAATGA
- a CDS encoding Bax inhibitor-1/YccA family protein, giving the protein MQPQYQMSAQQTATLSLQQNRVLRNTFMLLALTMLPTVVGALVGVQLQFSFLAGSPLLSFLLFLAIAFGFMWGIERTKNSGMGVVLLLAFTFFMGLMLSRILQVALGFSNGGSLIAMAAGGTGVIFFSLAGIATVTKKDFSFMGKFLFIGMIVVLLAAVANIFFQIPALSLTISAIAVMVFSAYILYDISRIVTGGEDNYISATLAVYLDIYNVFVSLLNLLMALSGDRD; this is encoded by the coding sequence ATGCAACCCCAGTATCAGATGAGCGCTCAGCAGACTGCGACCCTGTCGCTACAGCAGAACCGCGTGCTGCGCAACACCTTCATGCTGCTCGCACTGACCATGCTGCCGACGGTGGTTGGCGCACTGGTCGGCGTACAACTGCAATTCTCGTTCCTTGCCGGCAGTCCGCTCCTGTCGTTCCTGCTCTTTCTCGCGATCGCCTTCGGTTTCATGTGGGGCATCGAGCGAACCAAGAACAGTGGCATGGGGGTCGTGCTGCTGCTGGCTTTCACCTTCTTCATGGGGCTGATGCTGTCGCGCATCCTGCAGGTGGCGCTGGGCTTCAGCAATGGCGGTTCTCTGATCGCCATGGCGGCCGGTGGAACGGGCGTGATCTTCTTCTCCCTTGCCGGGATCGCGACGGTCACGAAGAAGGACTTCAGCTTCATGGGCAAGTTTCTCTTCATCGGCATGATCGTCGTCCTGCTGGCAGCGGTGGCCAACATCTTCTTCCAGATTCCGGCTCTGTCGCTGACCATTTCAGCGATCGCCGTGATGGTGTTCTCGGCCTACATCCTCTACGACATCAGCCGCATCGTCACCGGTGGCGAGGACAACTACATCTCGGCGACACTGGCGGTGTACCTCGACATCTACAATGTCTTCGTCAGTTTGCTGAACCTGCTGATGGCCCTCAGCGGCGACCGCGACTGA